One window from the genome of Borreliella garinii encodes:
- a CDS encoding DUF603 domain-containing protein, protein MKKVKRSFDDYVAYFREGSLSDKEIAARLGVSRVNVWRMRQKWESGEISVNEDSRVTISEDTFEHLVAQTFKSEVKAKKVKGELDLERANLELGFIRAFKQYSSIELASMLSKIDDLRFKIDSLNKQCNKKNAKCVNENINSLKVELNDLIKECSIREMELYYECMKRLAAAHEVDSKS, encoded by the coding sequence TTGAAAAAAGTTAAAAGATCTTTTGATGATTATGTTGCATATTTTAGAGAAGGATCATTAAGTGATAAAGAAATAGCAGCTAGGCTCGGAGTTTCTAGAGTAAATGTGTGGAGAATGAGACAAAAATGGGAAAGTGGGGAGATTTCTGTTAATGAGGACTCTAGAGTAACAATTAGTGAGGATACTTTTGAACACCTTGTAGCACAAACTTTTAAATCTGAAGTTAAAGCCAAAAAAGTTAAAGGCGAATTGGATTTAGAGCGCGCTAATTTAGAATTAGGGTTTATACGTGCATTCAAACAATATTCTAGTATTGAACTTGCTAGTATGCTTTCAAAAATAGACGATTTAAGATTTAAAATTGACTCTTTAAATAAACAATGTAACAAGAAAAATGCAAAATGTGTTAATGAAAATATTAATTCTTTAAAAGTTGAGCTTAATGATCTTATAAAAGAGTGTTCAATAAGAGAAATGGAGCTTTACTATGAATGTATGAAAAGACTTGCTGCTGCTCATGAAGTTGATAGTAAAAGTAA